A section of the Larus michahellis chromosome 1, bLarMic1.1, whole genome shotgun sequence genome encodes:
- the EIF3L gene encoding eukaryotic translation initiation factor 3 subunit L, with the protein MAYPGEDYDNEAAYDPYAYSNDYDMHTGDPKQDLAYERQYEQQTYQVIPEVIKNFIQYFHKTVSDLIDQKVYELQASRVSSDVIDQKVYEIQDIYENSWTKLTERFFKNTPWPEAEAIAPQVGNDAVFLILYKELYYRHIYAKVSGGPTLEQRFESYYNYCNLFNYILNADGPAPLELPNQWLWDIIDEFIYQFQSFSQYRCKTAKKSEEEIDFLRSNPKIWNVHSVLNVLHSLVDKSNINRQLEVYTSGGDPESVAGEYGRHSLYKMLGYFSLVGLLRLHSLLGDYYQAIKVLENIELNKKSMYSRVPECQVTTYYYVGFAYLMMRRYQDAIRVFANILLYIQRTKSMFQRTTYKYEMINKQNEQMHALLAIALTMYPMRIDESIHLQLREKYGDKMLRMQKGDAQVYEELFSYACPKFLSPVVPNYDNVHPNYHKEPFLQQLKVFADEVQQQAQLSTIRSFLKLYTTMPVAKLAGFLDLTEQEFRIQLLVFKHKMKNLVWTSGISALDGEFQSASEVDFYIDKDMIHIADTKVARRYGDFFIRQIHKFEELNRTLKKMGQRP; encoded by the exons atggcCTACCCGGGGGAGGACTACGACAATGAG GCCGCCTACGACCCCTACGCCTACTCCAACGACTACGATATGCACACGG GAGACCCGAAGCAAGACCTGGCCTATGAGCGGCAGTACGAGCAGCAGACCTACCAGGTGATCCCCGAAGTGATCAAAAACTTCATTCAGTATTTTCACAAGACTGTGTCGGATCTCATTGACCAGAAGGTGTACGAGCTCCAGGCCAGCCGTGTTTCCAGCGATGTTATTGACCAGAAGGTGTATGAGATCCAGGACATCTATGAAAACAG CTGGACAAAGCTGACTGAAAGGTTTTTTAAGAATACCCCATGGCCAGAGGCTGAGGCCATCGCCCCTCAGGTTGGAAATG ATGCCGTTTTCCTCATCCTTTACAAGGAGCTGTATTATAGGCACATCTACGCCAAAGTCAGC ggggggcccacgctggagcagagatttGAATCCTATTACAACTACTGCAATCTCTTCAACTACATCCTCA ATGCTGATGGCCCTGCTCCTCTGGAGCTGCCCAACCAGTGGCTCTGGGATATCATTGACGAATTCATATACCAG TTCCAGTCTTTCAGCCAGTACCGCTGCAAGACAGCCAAGAAGTCTGAAGAGGAAATTGATTTCCTTCGTTCCAACCCCAAGATCTGGAACGTCCACAGTGTCCTTAATGTGCTGCACTCTCTGGTGGACAAATCCAACATCAATCGACAGCTGGAGGTCTACACAAGTGGAG gTGATCCCGAAAGCGTGGCTGGTGAATATGGTCGCCACTCCCTCTACAAGATGCTGGGCTATTTCAGCCTGGTTGGGCTGCTGCGTCTGCACTCTCTGCTGGGGGATTACTACCAAGCAATCAAGGTTCTGGAGAACATTGAGCTCAACAAGAAG AGCATGTACTCCCGTGTTCCTGAGTGCCAGGTGACCACTTATTACTACGTGGGCTTCGCATACCTTATGATGCGGCGTTACCAGGATGCCATCCGTGTCTTTGCTAACATCCTCCTCTACATCCAGAGGACCAAGAGTATGTTTCAGAGGACAACCTACAAGTACGAGATG ATTAACAAACAGAACGAGCAGATGCATGCACTCCTGGCCATCGCCCTCACCATGTACCCCATGCGCATAGATGAGAGTATCCACTTGCAGCTGCGAGAGAAATATGGGGATAAGATGCTGCGCATGCAGAAGGGTGACGCACAAGTCTATGAGGAGCTCTTCAGTTACGCCTGCCCCAAGTTCCTGTCACCTGTGGTGCCCAATTATGACAACGTGCACCCCAACTACCACAAGGagcccttcctgcagcagctcaaGGTCTTTGCTGATGAGGTTCAGCAGCAGGCTCAGCTCTCCACCATCCGTAGCTTCCTCAAGCTCTACACCACCATGCCCGTGGCCAAGCTGGCTGGCTTCTTAGACCTCACGGAGCAGGAGTTTCGTATCCAACTGCTCGTCTTCAAGCACAAGATGAAGAACCTGGTGTGGACCAGTGGCATATCTGCCCTGGATGGGGAGTTCCAGTCTGCCTCTGAGGTTGACTTTTATATTGACAAG GACATGATCCACAT
- the ANKRD54 gene encoding ankyrin repeat domain-containing protein 54, whose product MEGSGGAAAAPGAELGPELEPEPEAGLALGPAADAPLGYLHVVWQREEPAGKIPARRLRRAARLHRRLGPTGKESHALKRLREAANSNDLDTVQQLLEDGADPCAADDKGRTALHFASCNGNDHIVQLLLDHGADPNQRDGLGNTPLHLAACTNHVPVITTLLRGGARVDALDRAGRTPLHLAKSKLNILQEGLSHSLEAVRLEVKQIIQMLREYLERLGRHEQKEQLDDLCSRLQMTSTKEEVDEVTDLLASFTSLSLQMQKMEKR is encoded by the exons ATGGAGGGCAGTGGCGGGGCCGCCGCAGCGCCCGGTGCGGAGCTGGGACCGGAGCTGGAGCCAGAGCCGGAGGCCGGGCTGGCGCTGGGGCCGGCGGCGGACGCCCCGCTCGGCTACCTGCACGTCGTGTGGCAGCGGGAGGAGCCCGCGGGCAAGATCCCGGCCCGCCGCCTGCGCAGGGCCGCCCGCCTACATCGCCGGCTGGGGCCTACGGGGAAGGAGAGCCACG CTCTGAAAAGGCTGCGTGAAGCTGCCAATAGCAACGACTTGGACACAG TGCAGCAACTCTTGGAGGATGGAGCTGACCCCTGTGCTGCAGACGACAAAGGCCGGACAGCCCTGCACTTTGCCTCCTGCAATGGCAACGATCACATCG TGCAACTACTTCTGGACCACGGGGCTGACCCGAACCAGAGAGATGGGCTGGGAAACACCCCCTTACACTTGG ctgcctgcacgAACCACGTTCCTGTCATCACCACACTGCTGCGCGGAG GGGCCAGAGTTGATGCCTTGGATCGAGCTGGCAGAACCCCGCTGCATCTCGCTAAATCAAAGCTAAACATCCTTCAGGAAGGACTGTCCCACAGCCTGGAGGCCGTACGCCTTGAAGTGAAACAG ATTATCCAGATGTTGCGGGAATACCTGGAGCGTCTGGGGAGGCACGAGCAAAAGGAACAGCTGGATGACCTCTGCTCCAGGTTACAGATGACTAGCACAAAGGAGGAG GTGGACGAGGTTACAGACCTCCTGGCCAGCTTCACGTCACTCAGCCTGCAGATGCAGAAGATGGAGAAGAGGTAA
- the GALR3 gene encoding galanin receptor type 3: MPGDWNASSDSLELRAVGIIVPVIFSLIFLLGTVGNGLVLAVLLRNRQIKYNTTNLFILNLAMADLCFIVCCVPFQATIYTLDGWLFGAFACKAVHFLIYLTMYASSFTLATVSIDRYLAIRYPLKSRDLRTSRNAGVAIAAIWLLSLLFAGPYLSYYQIVHYHKVPICVPIWEDQRRKILDILTFVFGYLLPVIVVSLAYARTIKFLWTSIDPIERIAESRKAKCKVTKMIVAVAILFCLCWLPHHLVILCFWFGHFPFNRATYACRLASHCLSYANSCLNPIVYALISKHFRKRFKQVFTCLFFQNTTRKKKKRVGKKVHMVHVGKGFTNSTRGFYGGNTEVTQVPEDNTRKRDPEGASHDARAWTHQLQDAMVSVQKELLEEESLATAGHPLGMTPTRGTEEFLTVHYRCAK, encoded by the exons ATGCCGGGAGACTGGAACGCCTCCTCTGACAGCCTGGAACTGCGAGCCGTGGGGATTATCGTGCCCGTCATCTTctccctcatcttcctcctggGCACTGTGGGGAATGGACTGgtgctggccgtgctgctgcggAACAGACAAATCAAGTACAATACCACCAACCTCTTCATCCTTAATCTGGCCATGGCTGATTTGTGCTTCATCGTCTGCTGCGTCCCCTTCCAGGCCACCATTTACACCCTGGATGGGTGGCTGTTTGGGGCCTTTGCCTGCAAGGCTGTGCATTTCCTGATCTACCTCACCATGTACGCCAGCAGCTTCACCCTGGCCACCGTCTCCATTGACAG GTACCTGGCCATTCGCTATCCTCTGAAGTCCCGGGATCTCCGCACCTCACGAAATGCAGGAGTGGCCATTGCAGCAATCTGGTTGCTGTCGCTGCTCTTCGCAGGGCCTTACCTCAGTTACTACCAGATTGTCCATTACCACAAGGTGCCCATCTGTGTCCCCATCTGGGAGGACCAGCGCCGAAAGATTCTGGACATCCTCACATTTGTCTTTGGATATCTCCTGCCTGTGATCGTGGTGAGCCTGGCGTACGCCAGGACCATCAAGTTCCTGTGGACCTCCATAGACCCCATAGAAAGGATCGCAGAGTCCCggaaggccaagtgtaaggtcacCAAGATGATTGTGGCTGTGGCCATCCTGTTCTGCCTCTGCTGGCTGCCCCACCACCTGGTCATCCTGTGCTTCTGGTTTGGCCACTTCCCCTTCAACCGAGCCACTTATGCTTGCCGCCTGGCTTCCCACTGCCTTTCGTATGCCAACTCCTGCCTCAACCCCATCGTCTACGCCCTCATCTCCAAGCATTTTCGCAAGCGTTTCAAGCAGGTCTtcacctgcctcttcttccagaACACgaccaggaagaaaaagaagagagttgGAAAGAAAGTCCACATGGTCCATGTGGGCAAAGGTTTCACCAATAGCACCAGAGGTTTCTATGGAGGCAACACTGAGGTGACCCAGGTCCCAGAGGATAACACCAGGAAGAGGGACCCTGAAGGTGCCAGTCATGATGCCAGAGCATGGACTCACCAGCTGCAAGATGCCATGGTCTCTGtgcagaaggagctgctggaggaggaaagTTTGGCAACAGCTGGCCATCCCCTAGGCATGACCCCTACAAGAGGAACTGAGGAGTTTCTGACTGTTCATTACAGATGTGCAAAGTGA
- the LOC141737753 gene encoding noggin-like, which produces MRRSQSPQCRFAMEGPRRACLLLLFLLLLCLLPPPGTPGPPPPEKPREPPPPPSGTADPAAHLLRGRPSAPVRPYSLSLSPEDYRYSPKPRHLRPGRLRRLLGSAFDPFWMATEEPRGRNGSVPEAEEENLEALSRDLAEGAGRYRRKLWREAEGLELPPLLPPGPGLSPELPGVLARRLRQWLVERAACRLTSAWVDLGPVFWPRWVRHTACDTAPPGCSWPPGMTCRPAQLTHIKLLAWHCWAPRSPGPQHCAWRQIPYPVVAACKCSCR; this is translated from the coding sequence ATGCGGCGGAGCCAGAGCCCGCAGTGCCGCTTCGCCATGGAGGGACCCCGCcgtgcctgcctcctcctcctcttcctcctcctcctctgcctgctgccgcCACCGGGcaccccgggcccgccgcccccggagaagccccgggagccgccgccgccgccctccggCACCGCTGACCCCGCCGCCCACCTGCTCCGCGGCCGCCCCTCGGCCCCGGTGCGGCCCTAcagcctctccctctcccccgaGGACTACCGCTACTCCCCCAAGCCCCGCCACCTCCGGCCCGGCCGGCTGCGGCGGCTGCTGGGCTCGGCTTTCGACCCTTTCTGGATGGCGACCGAAGAGCCCCGCGGCCGCAACGGCAGCGTCCCCGAGGCGGAGGAGGAGAACCTGGAGGCGCTGAGCCGGGACCTGGCGGAGGGGGCCGGGCGGTACCGCCGCAAGTTGTGGCGGGAGGCGGAAGGGCTGGAActgcccccgctgctgccccccgGCCCGGGGCTTTCCCCCGAGCTGCCGGGGGTGCTGGCCCGCCGCCTGCGGCAGTGGCTGGTGGAGCGGGCCGCCTGCCGCCTCACCTCCGCCTGGGTCGACCTGGGACCCGTCTTCTGGCCCCGCTGGGTGCGCCACACAGCCTGCGACACCGCACCCCCCGGCTGCTCCTGGCCCCCCGGCATGACCTGCCGCCCTGCGCAGCTCACCCACATCAAGCTGCTGGCCTGGCACTGCTGGGCGCCCCGGAGCCCCGGACCCCAGCACTGCGCCTGGCGGCAGATCCCCTACCCCGTCGTGGCCGCCTGCAAGTGCTCCTGCCGTTGA
- the GCAT gene encoding 2-amino-3-ketobutyrate coenzyme A ligase, mitochondrial, whose amino-acid sequence MWRGGTAAWGLLRGGGAGSPRAASGTAAAVHLRQRLEKELEDIRGAGTWKNERVIASRQGPHLRLAGGGAGILNFCANNYLGLSSHPEVIRAAVEALEKFGAGLSSVRFICGTQSIHKDLEEKIARFHQREDAILYASCFDANAGIFEALLTPEDAVLSDELNHASIIDGIRLCKANKYRYKHMDMQDLEAKLQEAQKHRLRLVATDGAFSMDGDIAPLREICQLAQKYDALVFIDECHATGFLGPNGRGTDELLGVMDKVTIINSTLGKALGGAAGGYTTGPKPLIDLLRQRSRPYLFSNSLPPAVVGCASKALDLLMESNAIAQSMAAKTQRFRSKMTAAGFTISGKDHPICPVMLGDARLAAVMAEDMLNRGIYVIGFSYPVVPKGKARIRVQISAVHSDEDIDRCVEAFTEVGRKHGALP is encoded by the exons ATGTGGCGCGGTGGGACTGCGGCGtgggggctgctgcggggcggcggggccggcagcccccgggccgCTTCGGGAACGGCGGCGGCGGTTCATCTCCGCCAGCGgttggaaaaggagctggaagACATCCGAGGGGCCGGCACTTGGAAAAACGAGCGGGTCATCGCTTCCCGACAGGGTCCCCACCTCCGTTTGGCCGGCGGCGGAGCCG ggATCCTCAACTTCTGCGCCAACAACTATCTGGGGCTCTCCAGCCACCCCGAGGTGATCCGGGCGGCCGTGGAGGCCCTGGAGAAGTTCGGTGCCGGGCTCAGCTCTGTCCGCTTCATCTGCGGTACCCAG aGCATACACAAGGACCTGGAGGAGAAGATCGCGCGTTTCCACCAGCGGGAAGATGCCATTCTCTACGCCAGCTGCTTTGATGCCAACGCTGGTATCTTTGAG GCCCTGCTGACCCCGGAGGATGCAGTGCTGTCGGATGAGCTGAACCATGCCTCCATCATCGACGGGATCCGCCTGTGCAAGGCTAACAAGTACCGCTACAAGCACATGGACATGCAGGACCTGGAGGCGAAGCTGCAGGAGGCGCAG AAACATCGTCTGCGGCTGGTGGCCACTGACGGTGCCTTCTCCATGGATGGTGACATTGCACCCTTGAGGGAGATCTGCCAGCTGGCCCAGAAGTATGATGCCCTGGTCTTCATTGACGAATGCCATGCCACAGGCTTCCTGGGACCCAATGGCCG GGGTACCGATGAGCTCCTGGGAGTGATGGACAAAGTCACCATCATCAACTCCACCCTGGGGAAAGCTCTTGGAGGAGCTGCAG GCGGGTACACAACTGGCCCCAAACCCCTCATCGATTTGCTCCGCCAGCGTTCCCGCCCGTACCTCTTCTCCAACAGCCTGCCCCCTGCCGTGGTGGGCTGTGCGTCCAAGGCCCTGGACCTCCTCATGGAGAGCAATGCTATTGCACAGTCCATGGCTGCCAAGACCCAACG GTTCAGAAGCAAGATGACGGCAGCTGGCTTCACCATCTCAGGGAAAGACCACCCCATCTGTCCTGTCATGCTTGGGGACGCTCGGCTGGCTGCAGTGATGGCTGAGGACATGCTGAACAGAG GCATTTATGTCATTGGCTTTAGCTACCCCGTGGTCCCCAAGGGAAAGGCCCGCATCCGGGTCCAGATATCAGCCGTGCACAGCGATGAAGACATTGATCGCTGTGTGGAAGCTTTCACTGAGGTGGGACGGAAACACGGAGCGCTGCCTTGA